A region of Plantactinospora sp. BC1 DNA encodes the following proteins:
- a CDS encoding ABC transporter ATP-binding protein, protein MEQAVRLESLSKTYGSGQNEVTALRGVSLDLRAGSFTAIMGPSGSGKSTLLQCAAGLDRPTGGRVVIGGTDLTGLSETALTLLRRDKIGFVFQAFNLLPSLTAEQNVALPLRLAGRKPSRSEVAEVLAEVGLGNRGGHRPAQLSGGQQQRVAIARALVTKPAVLFADEPTGALDTSTSREVLALLRGLVDRHQQTIVMVTHDPVTAANADRVVFLADGVLAGELVNPTAETIAARMTRMEVGAC, encoded by the coding sequence ATGGAGCAGGCTGTGCGGCTGGAGTCGCTGAGCAAGACGTACGGTTCGGGTCAGAACGAGGTGACCGCCCTGAGAGGCGTGTCGCTCGATCTGCGGGCCGGAAGCTTCACGGCGATCATGGGGCCGTCCGGCTCGGGCAAGTCGACCCTCCTACAGTGCGCGGCCGGGCTGGACCGGCCGACCGGCGGCCGGGTGGTGATCGGCGGCACCGACCTGACCGGGCTGAGCGAGACCGCGTTGACGCTCCTCCGGCGGGACAAGATCGGCTTCGTCTTCCAGGCCTTCAACCTGCTGCCGTCGCTGACCGCCGAGCAGAACGTGGCGCTGCCGCTGCGGCTGGCCGGCCGCAAGCCGAGCCGGTCCGAGGTGGCGGAGGTACTCGCCGAGGTGGGGCTCGGCAACCGGGGCGGGCACCGGCCGGCGCAGCTCTCCGGCGGCCAGCAGCAGCGGGTGGCGATCGCCCGCGCCCTGGTCACGAAGCCGGCGGTGCTCTTCGCCGACGAGCCGACCGGTGCGCTGGACACCAGCACCAGCCGGGAGGTGCTGGCGCTGCTGCGCGGCCTGGTCGACCGGCACCAGCAGACCATCGTGATGGTCACGCACGACCCGGTGACCGCCGCCAACGCCGACCGGGTGGTCTTCCTCGCCGACGGGGTGCTCGCCGGTGAGCTGGTCAACCCGACGGCGGAGACGATCGCCGCCCGGATGACCCGGATGGAGGTCGGCGCGTGCTGA